The genome window AGGGTGACAGCTCTAGTGCTGGTCAGAGGGTGGTATCCAAGGCTAGTCCTACGCAGAgtggacctaagttaatcatgcccattattttcagtgggtctactctaagtagggccAGTATTGGCTACAGCCCAGAGTCTCTGGCTTTGATGAGAGGCTCACCAGAGAAGGCCCTAAAGGGTCTCTGGCCGAATGAGACCAAAAAGTTAGTTTGTGCCAACCAGCGGAAGCTccgaggtcagtggggcagtgaatctgctctgggttttagtctgaattttcaaggagttgtctgaagttcagagccaccagcctccactggtgccATCTTTGCCAATGTCTTGTGGGCCAGATGCCcaaggaagttgacaaggtaggCAGAGAGAAGGTGAGCTGGTCTGAGTGCAGCTGGCAAAGGTTTGTGTGTCTCTCCCCCCCGGCAGGTGGTGAGGGTGAGCCCCATCCTTGGCACAACTCGGCAGGAAGACATGAGGTTCATGGAGCACACGCAGTGTGCTTGCAGGTGAGCAAGGGAGGCGCGAGACTAAGGCAAAGCAGTGGCAGCCATGGCCTTCAGGGGGTGCAAGGGAAGGGGGATTAGTAGAGAGGGGCTGCAGGTGAATGTCACCGGGGTGAGGGGGATGGAGGTTGTCACTTCACCCCAGAACCTATTTTCCACACCTCAGCTCGGCCCTATAATGgatggtgcctctgagcatgaacAGAGTGTCTTTCCCTCATACAGAAGTACAGCACCTCTCCTTCACTCCACTGCCCAATTTTAGAAAGTAAGCACTTGGTTTGCAGTCAGCTACCAGTTAGGATGTGCTATATTTTGCAAAGATGCTCTTGTTAcccctttgcttcttttctgttgctTGTCTCATGAGGTTCGCTTATAGCCCCCGAGTACCTTGTTTTGccttcccccagatcagtttccaccaattcctccccccccccccgttatgtTGAGTGTAAATATATTCTTCCCTTTTCTAGGCCTCGACGAAAACGTTTGAAAAGcgagaggtatgtgtgtgtgtgctggtttGAGGGGGTTGAATGTGGGTATATGCGGCAGGACTCTTAGTGTTCTTTCTCTGCTTTCAGGAGCCACCGGATAGGGGCCAAGAGAAGACCCCGGGGGCCAAGCCCTACCGCTTCCACACCCCTGTACGTACACAACAGCGCTGCATTCTCATGACCATTGGTAATCATTTAATAGGGAAGAGGCCATAACTCCATGGGAGATAGGGTGCGTTGAATACAAAAGCCCACCTcccccagttcagtcccaggatCCAAGAGAGGATGTGACGCAGAAAGACTTTTCTTTTCccaagagttgctgccagtcagagcagacaacactGGGTTTGATGGCACAGTGACATGACCCAGTATAAAGCGGTTTCATTGTATCATTTGTTACTTGTAAAGCATCTAAGACTTTCTCAGTGATGTGCAGAGATTGAAAGGTAGGGTAGGCCTTGCTTgcaggctcacaatctaatagATGTgatgcaaaaggaaaaaggaatggtgagggaagaggaaaacaagcaaattcaGATCCCATTTCTTGAATGTGCGTAATCTCAGCAATACCATCTGATCTGGAGGGGGGTGGGGACCAGTCTCCCTACTTTTAAAGGCACATTACATTACACACATACAGCCAGCACCCCTTCCTTCTCTAGTTAAGGGATGAGTCCAGAGCATAATCCCCCTCACTTTAAAAACTGACCGAGCGAGAGAGGACCGTCAGATTTGATCTGGTTAGTAACATCTTTAATTGCCAGTAGGTGGCGCTGCCATTTCAACAAATGCAAAACATGGAGTGGGCCAGGCCTGTACCCAGCCTGCACAGTGGGAGGGGGAGCACCGAAAAAAGTAGGGGGCGGGGGACAGAACAAAATTCTGTAATAGTTTCTGTaaaaatttgggggtggggagggctcTGACATTCCCACACTCTGTGCACTGATGAGCACCTTTGTGACCAACTGGAAAGGCAGGAGAAATTAGAAATGATAAGAAGACTCTTTCTTGAGCTTCTGGGggaggtctgtagctcagtggaaaagcatctactttgcatgcagaaggttgcaggttcaatccccatcccgtcatctcctggtagggctgggaaaggttgccctgtctgaaaccccagagagtttGTGCCAGTCAGTGGAGGCAATACAGCCCTTTATTCAtaatcatgaggactggaatcttgcttttAAGGAAAAgaacatagctcagtggaagagcatctgcttcgtACACAAAGGCCCCagtttcaatcactggcatcacCAGGGAGGGCCGGAAAAGACCCCTTTCTGAAATCCTGccgaactgctgccagtcagtgtcggtaACATTGAGacaggtggaccaatggcctgattcagtatgaggcagcttcctatgtcctgtgCATCAGTTCGCTAGCTGAGCTGTGCCACATTTCCCCTCCTGGGCTGTGCAGAATTCCAAAATGTCAGCATGGCCACCAGCATCCCTTAAGGGGACTGGATAAGCCACAGTCTGAGACCCCCCAAAACCTCTCCATCCTCACCCTGATTCTGTTGCGTGTGGCTTTGTTCAGCAGCTGCAAACTCCCCAGCACAGGGAGGCAAGAGGCTTTGAACGAGGACCCGGCGGCAACGTTGAGCCCAGCTGAAGCCAGCAGCCCACCTCCTTCCACAAGAGCTGTTTCCCTCTGATGCTTGTACACAGGAGGCTGCATCGGGCTGGGACCGTGTGCAAGGAAGCTGGCCCTAGAGGGATGGCGAAGAAAGACTCGCCTGCAAAGCCCAGTCTGTGGATTGTCCTCAGTGTGTGTGGATGCCCTCTTCTTGACAGCGGTGGTGTTAGGGGACATTCATCACCAGTGGAGGTGAGACCCACCAGCTGATGACATCTTGTTATCCATCCAAGAGCTTTCCTTTCTGACTCTGGTCCCCAATACCTATTgcagccttcccccaacctggtatcatccagctgttttggacttacaactccaaaacctctggagtCACCTGGTTGGGGACAGCTGGTCAATAGCATACACACAGATTTGTTTCTTCTTCTGATGACCCAATGGGCTCCAGATCTGCACTGAAGAAAAGCATGCCTGCCCGCCTGGCCCCCCTCTTATTTATGATGTACCATTCCTATGTCTAAAACACACATCTGTTCTATGAATGCATCCTGTGTGTGGCTGTATGTGCGCAAGTGAGTGTGTGTTCACACAAAAGATGTTATATTGGCTTTTAGCATGATAGAACCTGTAATCTTTCACAAATGCtatgttttaaaaattgtgatTATGTGCCATCAGGAAAGTTGGGAAAATCCAGTGCTTGTTTCTGAAAATGGAAAAGGGATTAGCTTAGGTCTGTCTGGAAGCCAGGCACTCTGTCCTTGAAGGTCTGTTTCCTAACTGCAGATAAGTGGGAGCAACTTTTGTCTACTGAGGGGTGGTGAGCAAAAGACACTCTACACATATGCAATGACACTCTttccattattattataccaCATCGTGGGCTGCTTGCTTCACTTTCTGCCTTTGCTAGACTCTCATCCTGCGAGGCAGCCTCCTAAGTGCATTAGAGTTACTTGAGCAGTGCCAAAGTATATTGTAGTCTGCCTCATCTCATTGATATTTCTTTTAGCCATTGGCCTGTGAAGCCACTCACATGTCCTTCACTTCCTTGACAAACCATTGCAGTACCTCCCCCCCACAAATTGAGTAGCCTGCCTTTTAAAGTGCCTTTGACTTGAACAGCGCTAATGTGCGTTGAAGTCCACaagaaggctttttttttaaagtatcaacAGTTGGAGCTGTTGCTTTCCTTAACTCTGCTCCAAGGGTTATCTAGACTCGTAGAGTGTAGGAATTCTACACCGGGAGATCTAACATGTAGAGAAAAAGTAGTAAGAAAAGCTAAGCAGACGTAGACTTTGGTTATTTCAACTATGGCCACAAGCACAAGCCACTTTAAAAGATGCGCCCACCCACATGGATGAAAGAGCAGAGAGAAGTATCTTTCATGTGGACATTTGTGAATGGTTAAGAACAGCTTCACAACAAAAGGCATCCTCTGTAAGTTGCATGAGGTGGTTTGATTTCATTTATTAGCTGACACTATGGAACTTACAAATGAATAGGGGTGTGTGTTGTGTGTCTTCCAGTAAAGATGGCAATCTGCTCATGTCAGGAGGTGGGAAACAGCTCTGTGAAAGTCACAGAGAGCAAACCTCTTTAAAAATTATGCGTGTCTGAATGAACGATCTATGGCAAAGTTATTGCTTTTGTGGTTTCAAACATGTGGTTTTGATGTTAACAATTGAGTGAGAGAGATCTAAAGGTGCCCATTATGTTTGGGGCTGTTAAATTTACAAGAGTCAGACCATGATTCATTCACCTCGTGAATATGGCCAAATAGATTCTCCTCCTGCTGAtgtttgctttacaaaaatgcagatattatttGTAAATTTATTTTCTTACAATGGTTTCCAATCATAGGTGCCATTGAATGttgagattttaaaataaaataaaaaataaataaataaaagagctgGTGCCATGATAACGTCCTTTTAAAAGTCTCAGTTTCAATGGGAGATAAAAACATGAAGCCGTTTTCAATTTAAAAGGGTATTTACTTTGGCTAGGTGCCACCCAGGAAAGAATTTTATATTGTTTCATTAGATAGACatttaggatgctggactaactgGGCTGATCTAGCCGGCTCTGTGTTCTTATGCTTGTGACCATCGCTGTATCTTGTAAGGAATTCCATAGTCCTTCCTCTTGTctatcttgaatcttccaacagtcagcttcaCTGCATGGCCCTGAGTTCTAGACTTATGATAAAGTAAAGTTTCTctgtctccacaccatgcataattttattatgtctcaCCTCTtaattcttccaagctctgatctcttCCTATGGAATGCCCTAAATCTGCTTTCTGCTCTTAAGAAGCTCCTGGAAGGATCCCAAACATCCCGGGAACCCTAAAATGTATGGGTGTGTGTTTGGGAGATTCAGGGTGTAGGGGAAAGAgaagtttttaattttttcttaaaGATCTTAAAAGGAAGCAGAGTTTGCTCATAGGGGGAAATACCTTCTTGCAGGTGGGGACAAACTTTAGGTTACTGAGTAGTGAATGGGGCAGGGCGCTTTGCAGGCAGCTAGAAACTCTCTTTGCTTTGCATTTCTACGGATCAGTCCTAGCTAGCATTGAAATTAGATTCAGGTGGCTCAGACTGGGGGCTGAGAAGCAGGGCTGCCCCA of Rhineura floridana isolate rRhiFlo1 chromosome 15, rRhiFlo1.hap2, whole genome shotgun sequence contains these proteins:
- the LOC133370753 gene encoding snake venom vascular endothelial growth factor toxin HF-like isoform X5, which produces MFSLGSTPDPPAGVVPFEEVWSRSYCRARETLVDVLNEFPHEAEHIFKPPCVPLWRCAGCCGDESLECVPVETRMIGLQVVRVSPILGTTRQEDMRFMEHTQCACRPRRKRLKSERSHRIGAKRRPRGPSPTASTPLSCKLPSTGRQEALNEDPAATLSPAEASSPPPSTRAVSL